From the genome of Moritella sp. F3, one region includes:
- a CDS encoding dihydrolipoyl dehydrogenase: MNMINVEVAVIGGGTAGLGAYRAAKAHSESVVIIEGGPYGTTCARVGCMPSKLLIAAAESVHHIAKAPGFGIHPQGETFINGVEVMARVKSERDRFVGFVVEGVDEIPAQDKIAGYATFLNNNTLLVGDHTQINAKRIVIATGSRPAYPAVWNELGDRLVINDDVFEWDDLPKSIAVFGPGVIGLELGQSLKRLGVDVIMFGLGGQVGPLTDPEVMAYANKAFNEEFYLDADVKVESMTRQGDHVEIKYLDDNQALQTVNVEYVLAATGRRPNVDKIGLQNTTLELDERGVPTADYYTMQTSVESIFISGDASNQIPLLHEAADQARIAGDNAGRFPQIRAGLRRSVISAVFTDPQIAMVGETYKQIITRLGNCGCFETGSVSFENQGRSRVMLRNKGLLHVYAEHGTGLFLGAEMIGPDAEHLAHLLAWAHQQKMTVSEMLDMPFYHPVIEEGVRTALRDLNAKLHLGPDMIKHCMDCGPGC, translated from the coding sequence ATGAATATGATAAATGTAGAAGTAGCAGTAATTGGTGGTGGTACAGCTGGACTTGGCGCATACCGAGCTGCAAAAGCACACTCAGAAAGTGTTGTGATTATCGAAGGTGGTCCCTATGGTACAACTTGTGCTCGTGTTGGTTGCATGCCATCAAAACTGCTTATTGCCGCAGCAGAAAGTGTACATCACATTGCAAAAGCGCCGGGCTTCGGTATCCATCCGCAAGGCGAAACCTTTATTAACGGTGTCGAAGTCATGGCGCGTGTTAAAAGTGAGCGCGACCGCTTTGTCGGCTTTGTTGTGGAAGGTGTCGATGAGATCCCTGCACAAGATAAAATAGCTGGTTACGCTACATTTTTAAACAACAATACTTTACTGGTCGGTGACCACACTCAAATTAATGCGAAACGTATTGTCATTGCGACGGGTTCGCGCCCTGCTTATCCGGCGGTATGGAACGAATTAGGCGACCGCTTAGTTATCAATGATGATGTCTTTGAATGGGATGATTTACCAAAATCAATCGCCGTATTTGGTCCTGGTGTGATCGGCTTAGAATTAGGACAATCATTAAAACGCCTAGGAGTGGACGTCATCATGTTTGGTTTGGGTGGTCAAGTTGGTCCACTCACAGATCCAGAGGTCATGGCTTATGCAAATAAAGCGTTTAATGAAGAGTTCTATCTTGATGCCGATGTGAAAGTCGAAAGTATGACGCGCCAAGGCGATCACGTTGAAATTAAATACTTAGATGATAACCAAGCACTACAAACAGTCAATGTTGAATATGTTCTTGCTGCGACAGGTCGTCGTCCAAATGTCGATAAAATTGGCCTGCAAAATACTACCCTTGAATTAGATGAGCGTGGCGTACCAACAGCGGATTATTACACGATGCAAACATCGGTAGAAAGTATCTTTATTTCTGGTGATGCCAGCAATCAAATTCCACTGTTACACGAAGCGGCTGACCAAGCACGTATTGCTGGTGATAATGCGGGACGTTTTCCACAAATTCGAGCAGGTCTACGCCGTAGCGTTATCTCGGCAGTATTTACCGACCCACAAATTGCCATGGTCGGTGAGACATACAAACAAATTATTACCCGTTTAGGCAACTGTGGTTGTTTTGAAACAGGCAGTGTATCGTTCGAAAATCAAGGCCGCTCACGTGTAATGCTACGCAATAAAGGTTTATTACATGTATATGCAGAACACGGTACAGGCTTGTTCTTAGGCGCAGAAATGATTGGTCCAGATGCAGAACATTTAGCACATTTATTAGCATGGGCACATCAGCAAAAAATGACCGTATCGGAAATGTTAGACATGCCATTCTACCACCCAGTAATCGAAGAAGGTGTGAGAACAGCATTACGTGACCTCAACGCGAAATTACACCTAGGTCCAGACATGATTAAACATTGCATGGATTGTGGCCCAGGTTGTTAG
- the crr gene encoding PTS glucose transporter subunit IIA, which translates to MGLFDKLKKLVSDDSNDSNTLHIVSPLAGEIVAIEDVPDVIFAEKIVGDGIAINPTGNKLVAPVTGEIVKIYETNHAFAIRSDEGLEVLVHFGLDTVELRGEGFTRIAEEGQHIKAGETIIEFDLELLKAKAKSVITPCIISNMDEIKSMEKFAGSVTLGETIVLKVIKD; encoded by the coding sequence ATGGGATTATTCGATAAATTAAAAAAACTGGTTTCAGACGACAGTAATGACAGCAATACGCTACACATTGTTTCTCCACTTGCCGGTGAAATCGTTGCTATCGAAGATGTGCCAGATGTTATCTTTGCTGAGAAAATTGTTGGTGACGGTATCGCTATCAACCCAACTGGTAACAAACTAGTTGCTCCAGTAACAGGTGAGATCGTAAAAATTTACGAAACTAACCACGCATTCGCAATTCGCTCTGACGAAGGTCTAGAAGTACTAGTGCATTTCGGTCTAGACACTGTTGAATTACGCGGTGAAGGCTTCACACGTATCGCTGAAGAAGGTCAACATATCAAAGCTGGTGAAACCATCATTGAATTCGATCTTGAGCTATTAAAAGCTAAAGCTAAATCAGTAATTACACCATGCATCATCTCAAACATGGATGAAATTAAGAGCATGGAGAAATTCGCTGGTTCAGTTACATTAGGCGAAACTATCGTTCTTAAAGTAATTAAAGACTAG
- a CDS encoding methyl-accepting chemotaxis protein, translating into MKFSDISFKHKIIMLLALPMLGFLWLSVASLSQSITTNNEMSVLTQYTELSVEYSELVHELQKERGMTAGFIGSNGAKFSSKLRTQRADTDVKRSKLMRFLQQNEITDRHIKQLQTSIQQDLTMLEGMRNKVDAQNIQLGAALAYYTKLNAKLLSVSGLIVDISTDASITAETVAYYNFLQGKERAGIERAILSNTFSKDHFGTGNFVKFIGLVVEQDTYFSNFKTFATSNNKQFFEQQLNSAAVKEVLKLRNIAETKSSDFNVDAEYWFAQASTRIGQLKAIQDELESSLLNLVNTNRANAMTDLMMNIVFSLLIILISAAISFITIRDLLARVKELMDVMTEVRDNNDLTVQTQLAGESELGQIAEALNLTLSQFAGAMDNISTSSITLASAAEETAQTCVYSSASLEEQQDGISLIATAIEELSATVKEVAQNTQLTADSAREVDAQASDGLEIVQQSSLSIETLASEIDSLAQRITNLHQSSNNITNMVDVIKSVADQTNLLALNAAIEAARAGEQGRGFAVVADEVRTLAKRTQESTAEIESFIGALQDDANAAFNVIEVSQSKAAEAVNKSKHVANTLQDITSAVNQIFAMTEQVATAIEEQSVVTQDVAENIVNVKQKSMESATGANQIAMTAREQAQLATSLQDVARVFKI; encoded by the coding sequence ATGAAATTTTCAGATATCTCCTTTAAGCATAAAATCATTATGTTATTGGCTTTACCCATGCTGGGTTTTTTGTGGTTAAGTGTCGCTTCGCTTTCACAAAGCATCACCACCAATAACGAAATGTCTGTTTTAACCCAGTACACTGAGCTTTCTGTTGAGTACAGTGAGTTAGTCCATGAGTTACAAAAAGAACGTGGTATGACCGCTGGGTTTATTGGTTCTAATGGCGCTAAATTTAGCAGTAAGTTGCGTACACAGCGCGCTGATACCGATGTTAAACGCAGTAAGTTGATGCGTTTTTTACAGCAAAATGAAATCACTGACCGTCACATAAAGCAATTACAAACGAGTATTCAGCAAGATCTCACTATGCTGGAGGGTATGCGTAATAAAGTGGATGCGCAGAATATACAATTGGGCGCCGCGCTAGCGTATTACACTAAGTTGAATGCGAAGCTATTGAGTGTCTCAGGTTTGATTGTTGATATTAGCACTGATGCCAGTATCACCGCTGAGACAGTCGCTTATTATAACTTTTTACAAGGTAAAGAGCGTGCCGGTATCGAACGTGCCATATTGAGCAATACCTTTTCTAAAGATCATTTTGGGACTGGTAATTTTGTTAAATTTATTGGTTTAGTGGTTGAACAAGACACGTACTTTTCGAATTTTAAAACCTTTGCTACTAGCAATAATAAGCAATTTTTTGAGCAGCAGTTAAATAGTGCTGCGGTGAAAGAGGTGTTGAAGTTAAGAAATATTGCTGAAACAAAATCAAGTGACTTTAATGTCGATGCTGAGTATTGGTTTGCTCAAGCAAGTACGCGTATTGGGCAATTGAAGGCGATTCAAGATGAGCTAGAATCATCACTATTGAATTTAGTTAATACCAATCGTGCGAATGCGATGACTGACTTGATGATGAATATTGTCTTTAGTTTGTTGATTATTTTGATTTCAGCGGCAATTAGCTTTATTACTATTCGAGACTTATTAGCGCGAGTAAAAGAGCTAATGGATGTGATGACCGAAGTGCGTGACAATAATGACCTGACTGTACAAACGCAGCTTGCAGGAGAGAGTGAGTTAGGTCAAATTGCTGAAGCGCTTAATCTGACGTTATCGCAATTTGCTGGTGCGATGGATAACATTTCGACATCAAGTATTACCTTAGCGTCGGCGGCAGAAGAAACGGCGCAAACGTGTGTTTATAGTTCGGCATCACTAGAAGAGCAGCAAGATGGTATTAGTCTGATTGCGACTGCAATTGAAGAATTATCCGCTACTGTAAAAGAAGTCGCCCAAAACACCCAGTTGACTGCAGACTCGGCAAGAGAGGTTGACGCTCAAGCATCTGATGGACTCGAGATAGTGCAGCAATCATCACTGTCAATAGAAACGCTTGCCAGTGAGATTGATAGCTTGGCTCAACGTATTACCAATTTACATCAAAGCAGTAACAACATTACCAATATGGTTGATGTGATTAAATCGGTTGCTGATCAAACTAACTTATTGGCCCTAAACGCGGCAATTGAAGCGGCGCGTGCGGGCGAACAAGGGCGCGGTTTTGCTGTTGTTGCTGATGAAGTGCGTACTCTTGCTAAACGAACGCAAGAGTCAACTGCAGAGATTGAAAGCTTTATTGGTGCATTGCAAGATGATGCGAACGCGGCCTTTAACGTGATTGAAGTGAGTCAGAGTAAAGCGGCTGAAGCGGTGAACAAATCGAAACACGTAGCAAATACACTGCAAGATATTACTAGCGCAGTAAACCAGATCTTTGCCATGACAGAGCAAGTGGCTACGGCAATTGAAGAGCAATCGGTCGTAACCCAAGATGTCGCTGAAAATATTGTCAACGTGAAGCAAAAATCAATGGAGTCTGCGACTGGCGCGAATCAAATAGCCATGACAGCGAGAGAGCAGGCGCAACTGGCAACATCATTACAAGATGTGGCGAGAGTCTTTAAAATTTAA
- a CDS encoding GGDEF domain-containing protein encodes MPVVLLDLFTITIFTAIGLSFLAVIMLCTWFGNRRYDGVGYWLIASLLVLVYSFIMAEQLWLFKLEGYASHTWLNVMRPNILLCLAVCLIAHGFHRFLQINQSLLWLYAAQCLLIVPLYAYGLTFELLPLHTTVLTTASTSISFLFISRYLISYQAKQYGMTRVICLLTCGLSLLLSVTRLVLLVQEEPLLNCVEITTAIACINMLMTQCFLTFCYLMLCTQRNAFSLQHMSFTDPLANIYNRRGYQHAIAALAPHKEAAVMILDIDHFKNINDEYGHAMGDLVIKDIANIIAKTCGSMCVYARTGGEEFSIYSPLISASKIENLAEEIRLVIMDHTTVKAALAIKVTASIGISVGQSVNVFALEEEADKALYQAKRDGRNCTVMQLSMAS; translated from the coding sequence ATGCCTGTAGTCTTACTAGACTTGTTTACCATCACCATTTTTACTGCGATAGGATTGTCATTTTTAGCGGTCATCATGTTATGTACTTGGTTTGGTAATCGTCGCTATGATGGGGTCGGTTATTGGCTTATAGCCTCTTTGCTGGTGTTAGTTTATAGCTTCATTATGGCGGAGCAATTATGGTTATTTAAGTTAGAAGGTTATGCTAGTCATACTTGGCTTAATGTCATGCGCCCCAATATATTACTCTGTTTGGCGGTTTGCCTTATCGCACATGGTTTTCATCGTTTCCTACAAATAAACCAATCGTTATTGTGGCTCTACGCGGCACAATGCTTACTGATAGTCCCTTTGTATGCATATGGTTTAACCTTTGAGTTACTACCACTGCATACAACGGTTTTGACGACTGCATCCACGAGTATCAGTTTTCTTTTTATCTCTCGTTATTTAATCAGTTATCAAGCCAAGCAATATGGTATGACACGCGTTATTTGTCTGTTGACCTGTGGGTTATCGTTGCTGTTAAGTGTGACAAGGCTAGTGCTGTTAGTACAAGAAGAGCCTTTACTTAATTGCGTTGAGATCACGACGGCGATTGCTTGTATTAACATGCTAATGACTCAGTGTTTTCTTACTTTCTGTTATTTGATGCTCTGTACCCAGCGTAATGCTTTTTCATTACAGCATATGTCGTTTACTGACCCGCTCGCTAATATTTACAATCGCCGTGGTTATCAACATGCTATTGCGGCTTTAGCGCCGCATAAAGAAGCGGCTGTGATGATTTTGGACATAGATCACTTTAAGAATATTAATGATGAATATGGTCATGCGATGGGGGATTTAGTGATTAAAGACATCGCCAATATTATTGCTAAAACCTGTGGTTCGATGTGTGTTTATGCACGTACTGGCGGCGAAGAGTTTAGTATTTATTCACCGCTGATATCAGCCAGTAAGATAGAAAATTTGGCAGAAGAAATTCGCCTGGTTATTATGGACCATACTACTGTTAAAGCAGCGCTAGCGATAAAGGTAACGGCCAGTATTGGCATTAGTGTTGGTCAAAGCGTTAATGTCTTTGCCTTGGAAGAAGAGGCTGATAAAGCCTTATACCAAGCTAAACGAGATGGTCGAAACTGTACTGTGATGCAACTATCAATGGCGAGTTGA
- the ptsI gene encoding phosphoenolpyruvate-protein phosphotransferase PtsI: protein MISGILASPGIAFGKAQLFINEEIVLNQQTIETAQIDEQIAIFLAARDKSAIQLEAITEMARQTFGDEKAEIFEGHMMLLEDEELEDDIVTFIKKNKASADLAIHSIIEENAEMMAALDDPYLRERAADFRDIGNRIVKNALGMEIVSLSAIEDEVILIASDLTPSETAQINLDKILGFVTDLGGRTAHTSIMARSLELPAIVGTGNVTETIKSGDFVILDAINNSVIVNPSEDVINEYKATQAQYLAEKAELLKMKDLPAITLDGKHVEVCGNVGTVKDCAGVIRNGGEGVGLYRTEFLFMDRDSLPTEDEQFEAYKAVAESMNGQSVIIRTMDIGGDKDLPYLNLPKEMNPFLGWRAIRICFDRPEIMNAQLRAILRASAFGKIRIMFPMIISVEEIRLLKDILTTLKAELTAEGHAFDAAIETGVMVETPAAAAIAHHLIKEVDFFSIGTNDLTQYTLAVDRGNEMISDLYNPLTPAVLTLIKQVIDASHAAGKWTGMCGELAGDETATLLLLGMGLDEFSMSGISIPKVKKTIRNANFADVKELADQALSCATAGEIQELIAQFTKQRAAC from the coding sequence ATGATATCAGGCATTCTCGCCTCACCAGGTATTGCTTTTGGTAAAGCACAATTATTCATTAACGAAGAAATTGTTCTTAACCAACAAACTATTGAAACTGCACAGATCGATGAACAAATAGCTATCTTTTTAGCTGCTAGGGATAAGTCTGCGATACAGCTTGAAGCTATCACGGAAATGGCACGCCAAACATTTGGCGATGAGAAAGCTGAAATCTTCGAAGGGCACATGATGCTACTAGAAGACGAAGAGTTAGAAGACGATATCGTAACCTTTATTAAGAAAAATAAAGCATCGGCAGATCTTGCTATTCACAGCATCATTGAAGAAAACGCTGAAATGATGGCTGCACTAGACGACCCATACTTAAGAGAACGTGCTGCGGATTTCCGTGACATCGGTAATCGCATCGTAAAAAATGCACTCGGTATGGAAATTGTTTCATTAAGCGCAATCGAAGATGAAGTGATTCTAATTGCTAGCGACTTAACACCGTCAGAAACAGCACAGATTAACCTAGATAAAATCTTAGGTTTCGTGACTGACCTAGGTGGTCGTACAGCGCATACGTCAATCATGGCTCGTTCATTGGAACTTCCAGCGATTGTTGGTACAGGCAACGTAACTGAAACCATCAAATCAGGTGATTTCGTTATCCTTGATGCCATTAACAATAGTGTTATTGTTAATCCATCAGAAGACGTAATTAATGAATACAAAGCAACTCAAGCACAGTACCTTGCTGAAAAAGCTGAGCTGCTTAAAATGAAAGACTTACCTGCAATCACACTTGACGGTAAACATGTGGAAGTATGTGGTAACGTTGGCACAGTAAAAGATTGTGCTGGTGTGATCCGTAATGGCGGCGAAGGCGTTGGTCTTTACCGTACAGAATTCCTATTTATGGACCGTGATAGCTTACCAACTGAAGATGAACAGTTTGAAGCATACAAAGCGGTTGCAGAAAGCATGAATGGTCAGTCAGTGATCATCCGTACTATGGATATCGGTGGTGATAAAGATCTTCCATACCTAAACTTACCAAAAGAAATGAACCCATTCTTGGGTTGGCGCGCGATCCGTATCTGTTTCGACCGTCCAGAAATTATGAACGCACAGCTACGCGCTATCTTACGTGCATCTGCATTCGGTAAAATCCGCATTATGTTCCCGATGATTATTTCTGTTGAAGAAATTCGTCTGCTTAAGGACATCCTGACGACACTGAAAGCTGAATTAACAGCTGAAGGTCACGCTTTCGATGCTGCAATCGAAACAGGTGTAATGGTTGAAACACCAGCAGCTGCTGCTATTGCGCATCACCTTATTAAAGAAGTAGATTTCTTTAGTATTGGTACTAACGATTTAACGCAGTACACACTAGCGGTAGACCGTGGTAACGAAATGATTTCAGACCTATATAACCCACTTACACCAGCGGTACTAACGCTGATTAAACAGGTTATTGACGCTTCCCATGCTGCAGGTAAGTGGACTGGTATGTGTGGTGAACTTGCGGGTGATGAAACTGCAACGCTACTATTACTTGGTATGGGCTTAGATGAGTTCTCTATGAGCGGCATCTCTATCCCTAAAGTGAAGAAAACAATCCGTAATGCTAACTTCGCTGATGTTAAAGAGTTAGCAGACCAAGCATTAAGCTGTGCAACGGCAGGTGAAATCCAAGAGTTAATCGCTCAGTTCACCAAACAACGTGCTGCTTGCTAA